From Candidatus Korarchaeota archaeon NZ13-K, a single genomic window includes:
- a CDS encoding ATP-binding cassette domain-containing protein yields the protein MSERVIELEDVTFTYPDGTIALKNLSFFLKRGEVVAVVGENGAGKTTLCYLLSGVIPHIYGGTIRGRVSVAGVQPKDLPMRELSKKVSIVLQDPDSQIFSPTVFMEVAFGPSNLGLSKAEILESVRWALEVTGLSGLEERSPDELSGGQKQRLVLASVLAMRSEVLVLDEPTSQLDPVGVREVMGTLRELKERGATMVITTHQTEEIAEIADRVIVLKEGRMLAMGRPKEIFSNVELMEHAGVKAPDVAILAERIRREKGVELDGDIPINEFEARDILSRLLSRGRIRVSGGIRLEPRGRREVVIEVKGVHYEYPGGVKALNGVDLTIHEGDFLGVIGMNGSGKSTLVKTMIGLLRPQRGSVLFRGEDISKFTVGELARRIGLILQNPDYQLFTISALEEVMFGLRNIGVKGEEARKRALEILELVGLKEKADYFPFKLSFGERRLLAAAATLALDPEVVILDEPTTAQDYRGRYLLADLAKELHARGKTIIMITHDMDLIARYANRVIVMAGGKIILDDDPHVVFNRVEELREAGVMPPQITRLAISLSEEGVPSEVIKVDEFLSLIEVMR from the coding sequence ATGTCAGAGAGAGTCATTGAGCTCGAAGACGTCACATTCACGTATCCTGATGGCACAATAGCCCTAAAAAACCTATCTTTTTTCTTAAAAAGGGGAGAAGTGGTCGCGGTTGTGGGTGAGAACGGGGCCGGCAAGACCACCCTCTGCTACCTCCTCTCGGGAGTCATCCCTCACATATACGGGGGGACCATAAGGGGAAGGGTGAGCGTAGCCGGCGTCCAGCCCAAGGATCTGCCCATGAGGGAGCTCTCCAAGAAGGTCTCAATAGTTCTCCAGGATCCGGACTCCCAGATATTCTCGCCCACGGTCTTCATGGAGGTCGCCTTCGGTCCCAGCAACCTGGGTCTAAGCAAGGCGGAGATCCTTGAGAGCGTCAGGTGGGCGCTTGAGGTGACGGGGCTGAGCGGTCTCGAGGAGAGGTCCCCGGATGAGCTCTCCGGTGGACAGAAACAGAGGCTCGTGCTGGCCTCTGTTCTAGCCATGAGGTCCGAGGTGCTCGTGCTGGACGAGCCAACATCGCAGCTGGACCCTGTCGGGGTCAGGGAGGTGATGGGGACGCTGAGGGAGCTCAAGGAAAGGGGTGCGACCATGGTGATAACCACGCATCAGACGGAGGAGATAGCGGAGATAGCGGACAGGGTGATCGTGCTGAAGGAGGGCAGGATGCTCGCCATGGGGAGGCCCAAGGAGATATTCTCTAACGTGGAGCTCATGGAACACGCCGGGGTGAAGGCCCCAGATGTGGCGATCCTCGCGGAGAGGATCAGGAGGGAAAAGGGGGTTGAGCTGGACGGGGATATCCCGATAAATGAGTTCGAGGCCAGGGATATCCTCAGCAGGCTGCTGTCCAGGGGGAGGATCAGGGTATCCGGGGGAATCCGGCTGGAGCCCAGGGGGAGGAGGGAGGTCGTGATAGAGGTTAAGGGGGTACACTACGAGTACCCCGGGGGCGTGAAGGCCCTGAATGGTGTTGATCTGACCATTCACGAGGGTGACTTCCTGGGCGTGATAGGGATGAACGGCTCCGGCAAGTCCACCCTCGTCAAGACCATGATAGGCCTGCTGAGGCCGCAGAGGGGGAGCGTGCTCTTCAGGGGAGAGGACATCTCTAAGTTCACTGTCGGGGAGCTGGCCAGGAGGATAGGGCTGATACTTCAGAACCCGGACTACCAGCTCTTCACGATCTCGGCGCTGGAGGAGGTCATGTTCGGCCTCAGGAACATAGGGGTGAAGGGTGAGGAGGCAAGAAAAAGAGCTCTTGAGATCCTGGAGCTAGTGGGATTGAAGGAAAAAGCAGATTATTTTCCATTCAAGCTCAGTTTTGGGGAGAGGAGATTGCTGGCTGCCGCGGCGACCCTCGCGCTGGATCCTGAGGTCGTCATACTCGATGAGCCCACCACCGCCCAGGACTATAGGGGGAGGTACCTGCTGGCCGACCTCGCCAAGGAGCTCCATGCTAGGGGGAAGACGATAATAATGATAACGCACGACATGGACCTGATAGCCAGGTACGCTAACAGAGTGATCGTCATGGCTGGCGGCAAAATAATACTGGATGACGACCCTCACGTCGTCTTCAACAGGGTCGAGGAGCTAAGGGAGGCCGGGGTCATGCCACCCCAGATAACGAGGCTGGCAATTTCGCTGAGCGAGGAGGGGGTCCCGAGCGAGGTGATAAAGGTGGATGAGTTCCTCAG